In the genome of Harmonia axyridis chromosome 4, icHarAxyr1.1, whole genome shotgun sequence, the window ATTCGGAAACCTAGTGTTTGAAtaggtcatcaatgaattgtcttgtttgaacacccagtagagttatCAATTTTTACAAGAAGTCAGTACGTATCCCCATTTTTCTGATAtttactttcaaaatctcattcaaatgaatttattcattccGAATTATAGGTTTATCCTTagaggaaaaaaaatatatatacatttttccTCCGAGGGTTTATCCAATGCCcctccaatttatgaaaaatcgaaatatctcaaaaacggtatgTTTTAAATTTATGAAACTTCAAATGAATTTGATTTAACCTAGGCAatcagaaaaatcaataaagaaCATCAAGTTTCTGGTTTGGTCGGGCTAAATCAGTAAAAAAAGAACATTtaaattagaaaataattttcgcttttttttgtgaattatttcttCACCTCCACATGAGAGAATAGAACATTTCAAATTAAGGCATGCTTAAATAATGTCTAGGTCCGAAATTAAAATGTTAAATACGCTTCCACTTGATTAGTTCATGGAAATGAATTGACTTCTCTTTTGAAAAGAGGTGTCAACATTTCATACTCATAATTTGGGGACTAATTGTTATTTAATCGTTTGTAGGGTGCCCAGCATGAGATGTCTATTATATTATTGCTTTATGAAATTGACTTTTCATCATCATTTATTTGCATATCGTTAGTTAGTGTTGTTTTCGAAAATGGTCTCTTCATTGGCTTCAAAAGTAAGATTTATTAATTATAGTAATAGATGAATTATTAATTACGTACGTATACATTGAATCAATACTATTCGGTTTTGCAAAAAGTTGAGAAAATCATCATCAAAGGTTCATACtccttttattttgaataaaattatttgtttATAATTTTATCCAAAATAAAAGTAGTAGGAACCTTTGACTGCGATTTCCTAGACTTCACGCAAAACGGAATTATAATAGTAGATAGTttcattgattcaatgaaaattcaaacttttttatttttggacTTGTGGAAACATAATAAAACATAGTTTAAAGATATTTATCAAATAATTTATACCATACAtcgtaaaaaataaaatctcataaaaacataaaccaacaaaaaatttaacaaataattttttttatcatatatatataatatataacaatacataatattatgtttatattttgtaCACTTCTATTTCTTCTGATAAAATATACACAATAGAAAATGTTAAAGAAGTTTGGAGCTCATGAAAATAAGACCAAACCATTAAGGATTATCTAGAAAAATCTAggtaaaatatataattttgacgCAAATATCAACCACTCTAAAAAAACTATGGAATTCGAATCTTCTgtcatcaaaatatacaaacaattcatttataaatttcatttcatttccgaTGCAATGGCTTTTATAAATGGCTGTATGGGGTTGTTAATCttgttttccaatattctaTATGATCTTCCACTTCCTGAATCTACCTTTCAACAAACAGGAATGATCCCTGAGAATCTTTAATTGTATATTTGGTTGGGTTCTTTGTCCAGTAATGGCATCCATCGTAGGCACCAAATAAGCAAGTAAGGTCCAAACAATTGAAGCATCTCGTCTATCTAAAAAACAATTAAGTATAAGAACTCCGAGAAAATCAGAAATAGGTCCAATTTAAATCGTACaggtattttgatttgaaaaaaatcttacttTCACTGAAATTTCCTCCACTAACAGTGCCCAGAAGTTCTCTCACAGTTTTTTCTTTCTTGTTTTTCTCTTTCATGAGGAATGTGATGATGTTTTGATAGCACCTCTCCCAATCTGTGAAAAGAGAGTTTGATTTACCAAAAACCATTTGGAAATTCATGGCaacttcaaaataatgtattattGAATGAGTCGCTTTTGAACACCGCACAACTAgcgtaaaaaattgaatacgatatccactattaaatattcataatatatacACTTTGCAAGCTCAAGAAACTAAGCGAAAATTCAACAGTGATTTGCTCATCATCATAATTCAACCGGTAAAATATCCTAACCTTAATGCTGGTTAAAACGGCGTATATTTGAGAATGACAATCCATGAAATCCCAGTACTATGAGTTGGTCtgatgaatattgaaattcaataaaatgctACAAATAAATGCTATTgattaatttttaataaataatatataacactctgctatatttatttcaatcgaCAACATATAGATTCAgcattattgaattaaattatgGGTGAATAAATGTAGTGCATAGACCTAAAATCTGATATAAGTTCTATGATGTAGTGTGATATTAactgatgattattggtggggttccaaataaattttttatctccatgaaataaatatttgtccATACGGccaataaattattcatcaattataatgcattttcgatcaAATCAAGTAAATGAGAATTATTtccgaataatttcattcaataatgctTAATATAGTAgtcgattgaaatgaatatagCTGAGTGGTAATATAgtattgagtaataattaataaatatcattaatttggaaaattttgttCTATTTCACTAATTAAATATCAATAAAGCTTGTtagtattaatttttcatttgataaataatgatgagcattatttataattcaatgtaaaattgaaataatatttcaattcagtaatgaataACGTATTTGtttgatagttatttgggctgtttcttcaatttgattgTTTGGTTGTGAGAAGCATCTTTTGCCAAACTAGGTCGGTCTGGCCATATTTGGCATCATATTTTTTTAGACTTCGTATAGGGTATTGGGGTTTGTCATCTCGGTTGCATCCATTCATTGGTCAACAAACATTACTCATCAttaagcaggtacaaacgatttaaacccaaaattcagtacagatgggCTCAGCAATATTCAATAAACCCAAAGTAATACAAATTTTTAGTTTGAAAGGGAAATAATGAGGGGAATTGTGTGTATACACGGATTTTAAGCATGTAAAAGAAAGCTGTTCATTTATGTGATTGctagaattatttgaatttgttaattattaataaatcccaTATTTTTAGTGAATAAATTACCTACTGaagtaagagtttattcatatgTAGCAAATGTTTGTTAACTAccggttgaaaatttgttgacaatgaatttatgttatctATGTAAGAGATaaattcacgaaattcggtttgcaGCCAtcatccaatatagagattctaatggtgtcatcagattttttatgttttccattgtttttagagacgcgatagtcaattcttttttattatggacgccatattggttgcccttatgaggtgataaagaaaacaATTTCGAATTCATCAATGtattctctacaaaaatatcgaggcCGAACGGACAGAGTTGAATTTGACTATGAATTCGATGACGAATTCATAATCGATCCTCATTGTTTGAGACCGTTTTCGGcttaaaatcagaaaattacaGTGTACCGAAATGAAAGAGTTCTTTGTTTGGGAAACAAGtactcaaaaatgtttttttttttcggtatatTTTTAGTTTACAATTATGTATATGTTGAAATCCAAAAATCTTTCATAAAATACATTCGGAAACCTAGTGTTTGAAtaggtcatcaatgaattgtcttgtttgaacacccagtagagttatCAATTTTTATAAGAAGTCAGTACGTATCCCCATTTTCCTGATAtttactttcaaaatctcattcaaatgaatttattcattccGAATTATAGGTTTATCCTtagaggaaaaaaaaaaattttctttcctcCGAGGGTTTATCCAATGCCcctccaatttatgaaaaatcgaaatatctcaaaaacggtatgTTTTAAATTTATGAAACTTCAAATGAATTTGATTTAACCTAGGCAatcagaaaaatcaataaagaaCATCAAGTTTCTGGTTTTGTCGGGCGAAATCAGTAAAAAAAGAACATTtaaattagaaaataattttcgcttttttttgtgaattatttcttCACCTCCACATGAGAGAATAGAACATTTCAAATTAAGGCATGCTCAAATAATGTCTAGGTCCGAAATTAAAATGTTAAATACGCTTCCACTTGATTAGTTCATGGAAATGAATTGACTTCTCTTTTGAAAAGAGGTGTCAACATTTCATACTCATAATTTGGGGACTAATTGTTATTTAATCGTTTGTAGGGTGCCCAGCATGAGATGTCTATTATATTATTGCTTTATGAAATTGACTTTTCATCATCATTTATTTGCATATCGTTAGTTAGTGTTGTTTTCGAAAATGGTCTCTTCTTTGGCTTCAAAAgtaaaatttattaattatagTAATAGATGAATTATTAATTACGTACGTATACATTGAATCAATACTATTCGGTTTTGCAAAAAGTTGAGAAAATCATCATCAAAGGTTCATACtccttttattttgaataaaattatttgtttATAATTTTATCCAAAATAAAAGTAGTAGGAACCTTTGACTGCGATTTCCTAGACTTCACGTAAAACGGAATTATAATAGTAGATAGTttcattgattcaatgaaaattcaaacttttttatttttggacTTGTGGAAACATAATAAAACATAGTTTAAAGATATTTATCAAATAATTTATACCATACATCGTAAAAAATAAACTCTCATAAAAACataaaccaacaaaaaatttaacgaataattttttttattatatgtataatatataacaatacataatattatgtttatattttgtaCACTTCTATTTCTTCTGATAAAATATACATCATAGAAAATGTTAAAGAAGTTTGGAGCTCATGAAAATAAGACCAAACCATTAAGGATTATCTAGAAAAATCTAggtaaaatatataattttgacgCAAATATCAACCACTCTAAAAAAACTATGGAATTCGAATCTTCTgtcatcaaaatatacaaacaattcatttataaatttcatttcatttccgaTGCAATGGCTTTTATAAATGGCTGTATGGGGTTGTTAATCttgttttccaatattctaTATGATCTTCCACTTCCTGAATCTACCTTTCAACAAACAGGAATGATCCCTGAGAATCTTAAATTGTATATTTGGTTGGGTTCTTTGTCCAGTAATGGCATCCATCGTAGGCACCAAATAAGCAAGTAAGGTCCAAACAATTGAAGCATCTCGTCTATCTATAAAACAATTAAGTATAAGAACTCCGAGAAAATCAGAAATAGGTCCAATTTAAATCGTACaggtattttgatttgaaaaaaatcttacttTCACTGAAATTTCCTCCACTAACAGTTCCCAGAAGTTCTCTCAC includes:
- the LOC123679318 gene encoding uncharacterized protein LOC123679318, encoding MNFQMVFGKSNSLFTDWERCYQNIITFLMKEKNKKEKTVRELLGTVSGGNFSENRRDASIVWTLLAYLVPTMDAITGQRTQPNIQLKILRDHSCLLKGRFRKWKII